A DNA window from Vigna angularis cultivar LongXiaoDou No.4 chromosome 1, ASM1680809v1, whole genome shotgun sequence contains the following coding sequences:
- the LOC108323538 gene encoding probable LRR receptor-like serine/threonine-protein kinase At1g74360 codes for MSEQEPHSCGLLLFFFLILLSGKVVIGESLETDREVLLKLKSYLDSKTLQDKGAYTHWNTSSSNPCEWSGISCSATGRVVRIGLSQSDITGEIFKNFSQLTELRYLDLSQNTLSGEIPEDLRRCYKLVHLNLSHNILEGELNLTGLTSLHTLDLSNNRFFGDIGLNFPAICDNLVTLNVSGNNNLTGRIENCFDKCLKLQYLDLSTNSLSGSLWMKFARLKMFSVAENHLSGTIPLEALPLNCSLEELDLSQNGFVGEAPKGVANCKNLSILNLSSNKFTGGIPVEIGSISRLKALYLGNNTFSREIPESLLNLTNLTFLDLSRNQFGGEIQEIFGKFRQVSFLLLHSNNYTGGLRSSGILTLPNLWRLDVSYNNFSGPLPVEISQMSSLKFLMLCYNQFNGSIPPEFGNMTQLQALDLAFNNLSGSIPPTLGKLNSLLWLMLANNSLTGEIPPELGNCSSLLWLNLANNKLSGKLPSELSKIGRNATTTFEYNRRNYRMVAGSGECLAMKRWIPADYPPFSFVYDLLTRKKCRELWDKLIKGYGVFPFCTPGNSSRVTQISGYIQLSSNQLSGEIPPEIGSMVNFSMMHLGLNNLSGKLPREMGSVSLVVLNITRNEFSGEIPQEIGNMKCLMNLDLSYNNFSGMFPTNLHKLTELSKFNISYNPFISGEVPSNGQFATFLEDSYLGNPHLILPRFLQNTSNDRNTTSQKDHKKSSRLPLVLVFAVITLVFIVCGLLTILVCVSVKGPSEEPRYLLRDTKQWHDSSSSGSSSWMSDTVKVIRLNKTVFTHADILKATGSFSEDRIIGKGGFGTVYKGVFSDGRQVAVKKLQREGLEGEKEFKAEMEVLSGHGFGWPHPNLVTLYGWCLNESEKILIYEYIEGGSLEDVVMDRTRLTWRRRLEVAIDVARALVYLHHECYPSVVHRDVKASNVLLDKDGKAKVTDFGLARVVDVGDSHVSTMVAGTVGYVAPEYGHTWQATTKGDVYSFGVLIMELAAARRAVDGGEECLVEWARRVMGYGRHHHRHHHGLSRSVPVLLMGSGLVGGAEEMTELLRIGVMCTADAPQARPNMKEVLAMLIKIFNLKDHSTYGYIV; via the exons ATGTCAGAGCAGGAACCTCATTCTTGTGGCCTactcttgttctttttcttgATCCTTCTTTCAG GTAAAGTTGTTATAGGGGAATCCTTGGAAACAGACAGAGAGGTTTTGCTGAAGCTGAAATCGTACCTGGACAGCAAAACTCTTCAAGACAAAGGAGCGTACACACACTGGAACACCAGTAGCTCCAATCCTTGTGAATGGAGTGGAATTTCATGCAGTGCTACGGGGAGGGTGGTTCGCATAGGCCTTTCTCAGAGTGACATCACCGGTGAGATATTCAAGAATTTCTCGCAGCTCACTGAACTCAGGTACCTTGATCTCTCTCAGAACACGCTCTCTGGTGAGATTCCTGAGGACTTGAGGCGCTGCTACAAGCTCGTGCATCTCAACCTATCACATAATATTCTTGAAGGGGAGCTGAACTTGACTGGATTGACAAGCTTGCACACACTGGACTTGTCAAATAACAGATTTTTTGGGGATATTGGGTTGAATTTCCCTGCCATTTGTGACAATTTAGTCACTCTGAACGTCTCAGGTAATAATAACTTGACTGGCAGGATCGAAAACTGCTTTGATAAATGTCTCAAGCTGCAGTACTTGGATTTGAGCACCAACAGTCTGAGTGGAAGCTTGTGGATGAAGTTTGCGAGGCTCAAAATGTTTTCTGTCGCGGAGAACCATCTGAGTGGGACTATTCCTTTGGAAGCTTTGCCTTTGAATTGCAGCCTTGAAGAACTAGACCTTTCACAAAATGGATTTGTTGGTGAGGCACCTAAGGGGGTTGCTAACTGCAAGAATTTAAGCATTCTGAATCTTTCTAGTAACAAATTTACTGGGGGTATCCCTGTCGAAATAGGATCCATTTCCCGGCTCAAAGCATTGTACTTGGGGAACAACACCTTTTCAAGAGAGATTCCTGAGTCCCTTCTGAACTTGACCAATTTGACCTTCTTGGATTTGAGCAGAAACCAATTTGGTGGGGAAATACAAGAGATATTCGGGAAATTTAGGCAAGTAAGTTTTCTTCTGTTGCACTCAAATAACTATACTGGAGGGTTGAGATCCTCAGGAATTCTGACATTGCCAAACCTTTGGCGGTTAGACGTAAGCTACAACAACTTTTCAGGTCCGTTACCAGTTGAGATCTCTCAAATGTCAAGTCTGAAGTTTCTAATGTTATGCTACAACCAGTTCAATGGATCAATTCCACCAGAATTTGGAAACATGACTCAACTGCAAGCGCTTGACCTTGCCTTCAACAATTTGAGTGGGTCTATACCACCAACCCTCGGAAAGTTAAACTCCCTCTTATGGTTGATGCTAGCAAACAATTCTTTAACTGGAGAAATCCCTCCAGAGTTGGGAAACTGTTCAAGCTTATTATGGCTAAACCTTGCCAACAATAAGCTCTCTGGAAAATTGCCCTCTGAACTGTCCAAAATTGGAAGGAATGCCACGACCACATTTGAATACAATAGGCGAAACTATAGAATGGTTGCTGGATCTGGTGAATGTTTGGCAATGAAGAGATGGATACCTGCAGATTACCCTCCATTCAGCTTTGTGTATGACCTCTTAACAAGGAAAAAATGTAGAGAACTTTGGGACAAATTGATCAAAGGGTACGGTGTTTTCCCGTTTTGCACACCTGGTAATTCCTCTCGCGTAACACAGATATCCGGGTATATTCAGCTAAGTTCGAACCAGCTCAGTGGTGAAATTCCTCCAGAGATTGGGTCAATGGTCAACTTCAGCATGATGCACTTGGGGCTCAACAATCTCTCTGGGAAGTTACCTCGAGAGATGGGAAGTGTATCCCTGGTGGTATTAAACATCACAAGAAACGAGTTTTCAGGCGAAATTCCCCAAGAAATTGGCAACATGAAATGTCTGATGAATCTGGATCTGTCGTACAACAATTTCTCGGGAATGTTTCCAACGAATTTGCACAAATTGACAGAGCTTAGCAAGTTCAACATCTCATACAATCCCTTCATATCAGGTGAGGTCCCATCAAACGGACAGTTCGCAACCTTTTTAGAAGATTCATATTTAGGTAACCCCCATTTGATCCTACCCCGGTTTCTTCAGAACACTAGCAATGACAGAAACACCACCTCTCAGAAAGACCATAAAAAGTCCTCAAGACTACCTTTGGTTTTGGTGTTTGCGGTCATAACACTGGTTTTCATAGTATGCGGACTTCTCACTATATTAGTCTGCGTATCGGTGAAAGGCCCTTCAGAGGAACCAAGATACCTCTTGAGGGACACAAAACAGTGGCATGATTCCAGCAGCTCCGGATCCTCATCATGGATGTCCGACACAGTGAAGGTCATCCGTTTGAACAAGACAGTTTTCACACATGCCGACATTCTGAAAGCAACTGGCAGCTTCTCCGAGGACAGGATCATAGGAAAAGGAGGGTTTGGAACAGTGTACAAGGGAGTGTTTTCAGACGGTAGACAAGTGGCAGTGAAGAAGCTTCAAAGGGAAGGCCTGGAGGGTGAGAAGGAATTCAAAGCTGAAATGGAGGTTCTGAGTGGTCATGGCTTTGGTTGGCCTCATCCAAACCTGGTCACACTCTACGGCTGGTGCCTAAACGAGTCAGAAAAGATACTAATTTATGAGTACATAGAAGGTGGAAGCTTGGAGGATGTAGTGATGGACAGAACACGTTTGACATGGAGGAGGAGGCTAGAAGTGGCAATCGATGTGGCACGTGCACTAGTGTATCTACACCACGAGTGCTACCCTTCTGTTGTGCACAGAGATGTGAAGGCCAGCAATGTGTTACTAGATAAAGATGGGAAGGCGAAGGTAACTGATTTTGGGCTTGCCAGAGTGGTTGATGTTGGGGATAGCCATGTGAGCACTATGGTGGCTGGGACAGTGGGGTACGTTGCACCTGAATATGGACACACATGGCAGGCTACTACAAAGGGGGATGTGTACAGTTTTGGGGTTTTGATCATGGAGCTTGCAGCAGCAAGAAGAGCAGTGGATGGAGGGGAAGAGTGCTTGGTGGAATGGGCGAGGCGTGTTATGGGTTATGGACGACaccatcatcgtcatcatcacgGCTTGAGTCGGTCTGTGCCAGTTCTGCTGATGGGTTCTGGGCTTGTCGGTGGGGCTGAGGAGATGACTGAGTTACTGAGGATTGGAGTGATGTGCACAGCTGATGCACCACAGGCCAGACCGAACATGAAAGAGGTTCTTGCTATGCTGATTAAGATATTTAACCTCAAGGACCACTCCACTTATGGATACATTGTTTAG
- the LOC128194257 gene encoding uncharacterized protein LOC128194257: protein MGSEIDTKSIEPVRNAVSLFGDKGDQKKYQAARSKSDCGNEFEELTKELANCKFQLEAKHAAHMQALLKLEHSQKMIHELSTLLKKSDIERNKNMSECSECRSRKGELESKMKEMVDQSLEAAKVRDQFAHVLSELKATQRELLNKETELVAARDSEMNSLTKAKQLESALEAEKEQKEELVQQVKELNEAIHNSKLAAIESEREKLALLSEKDEQIDFATKATAQVQQQLEDMRKHEEMLQNQPMGVSTVVDSLLLEHILANGKLVLSEDSSPKDLDRLNIDMELKERKIMDQSAYIHTLEMELSRLKQQVKVAKKEINALSITNESLTSELQEANAELNMNKESDIETQVEIALLKSKLQEHRVVYNNGKITEESTTDHSKAEAEERNSEKNNEHVTGKSLFGVEGEVGRFSELALMKKELENASVKISELRARAEQALSRAEFAENAKTALEEKIRRHREHRQRRRLALTALREESTPKPFSPSSSYGTPGSYQPLGKVLNMKL, encoded by the exons ATGGGTAGTGAGATAGATACTAAATCAATTGAACCTGTCCGGAATGCTGTCTCTTTGTTTGGAGATAAAGGTGATCAGAAGAAATATCAAGCTGCAAGGAGTAAG AGTGATTGTGGAAATGAGTTTGAGGAGCTGACAAAGGAATTGGCCAACTGCAAGTTTCAGTTAGAAGCAAAGCATGCTGCACACATGCAAGCACTTCTTAAGTTGGAGCATAGCCAAAAGATGATTCATGAATTGTCTACCCTACTGAAGAAATCTGACATTGAAAGAAACAAGAACATGAGTGAATGTTCAGAATGTAGATCTCGCAAAGGTGAACTTGAATCCAAGATGAAAGAGATGGTTGATCAGAGTTTGGAGGCTGCGAAGGTCCGAGACCAGTTTGCCCATGTTTTAAGCGAACTGAAGGCCACACAAAGGGAGCTTCTTAACAAAGAAACAGAACTTGTTGCTGCCAGAGATTCAGAAATGAACTCTTTGACCAAAGCAAAACAATTGGAATCCGCTTTGGAGGCTGAAAAGGAACAGAAAGAAGAACTTGTGCAGCAAGTGAAGGAGCTCAATGAAGCTATTCACAATTCAAAACTAGCTGCCATTGAATCTGAGAGAGAGAAGTTAGCTTTATTGTCTGAGAAGGATGAGCAAATTGATTTCGCTACAAAAGCTACTGCTCAGGTACAACAACAGCTAGAAGATATGAGAAAGCATGAGGAAATGTTACAAAATCAACCAATGGGCGTGTCTACAGTGGTGGATTCTCTTCTCCTGGAACATATACTAGCTAATGGAAAACTCGTTTTATCTGAGGATTCTTCTCCCAAAGACTTAGACCGATTAAACATTGACATGGAACTAAAGGAGAGAAAGATAATGGATCAATCTGCGTACATTCACACACTAGAAATGGAATTGAGTCGGTTAAAGCAACAAGTTAAGGTtgcaaagaaagaaataaatgcCTTGAGTATTACTAATGAATCACTCACTAGTGAGTTACAAGAGGCTAATGCAGAACTAAACATGAACAAGGAGAGCGACATTGAAACACAGGTGGAAATTGCATTGCTGAAGTCTAAGCTGCAGGAACATAGGGTGGTTTACAATAATGGAAAGATTACTGAAGAATCTACAACCGATCACTCAAAGGCAGAAGCTGAAGAGAGAAATAGTGAGAAGAACAATGAGCATGTGACAGGAAAATCCTTATTTGGAGTTGAAGGAGAGGTAGGAAGATTTTCAGAGTTAGCATTGATGAAAAAGGAGCTGGAAAATGCATCAGTGAAAATTTCGGAGTTGAGGGCTCGTGCAGAACAGGCTCTGAGCAGGGCTGAGTTTGCTGAGAATGCTAAAACAGCATTAGAGGAGAAAATAAGGAGACATAGGGAACATAGGCAGAGAAGAAGGCTTGCTCTTACTGCCCTTAGGGAGGAATCTACCCCTAAACCATTTAGTCCTTCCTCATCGTATGGAACACCTGGATCCTACCAGCCCTTAGGTAAGGTTCTCAACATGAAATTGTGA